ACTCCTTCTTGCAGTCGTTGATAATATCTTTCTTGCTTTAAGTGAGATCATCAACATGGCAGTGTACTATGAACGTGAAGAAAAAAACATTCCTCCCTTCCATGACAGTTTTGAAATTAAATTTGATATTTTCAAAATGAACCTCGCACCAAAATATGGGATCAATCCAGCATCCATAGCATTTATTGCGGATATGAAAACCATCATTGAACAACACAAAAACTCTCCTGTTGAATTCAGTAGAAAAGACAGTTTCATCATCTGCGATGAAGAGTACTCCATGACAACAATCACCACTTCCCAAATGAAAAAATTTATAGATAACACAAGGGAGATCTTTACCCTTGTTGATGAGCAGTTACAATGAAAGACGCACTAGATGAAGCAAAAGAAGAATTAAAACGCGCAGACCACCAAGTATTCGTCTCGCTCAAATACACAAGAACAGTTGATGTTCTCAAACACTCCGTTACGAGAATTATGAATACGTACGATTTCCTTTTTACGTCTCTATGCAGAAAACTCGTAGAAGAAGGAAAGATCTCAGAAGTCCCCATAGCGCCAATTCCTCGCGCAAAACGAGTAAAAGAAGCATATGAAGATAATGAGGCCGTACAAGAAGCAGTGGAGAGCTTCCTTCACCTTCGTAAAATTGACAAAGCAGAATTTGATCGCTCAAGAGAATTCAGACGACACGTAACCATGCACGCGTTCCTTTCTGAAGACATCATTGAAGAAGTTAACATTGACAAAGTCACGGAGTGGTACAAGAAAGTTAAGGAATTCACAGAATACGTTGAAAATAAACTTCTATAATACTTCTATGATTATTGGAATTCTTTCAGGAAAAGGAGGTGTTGGCAAAAGTACCATCGCACTTAACCTTGCAGCCGCCTTCTCAACACTTAGCGAGCGCTGCATTCTCATAGATGCAGATGTTCACACTCCTGCACAAGGACTGCTCTTAGGGTCTCCAAGAAATGAACATGGCCTACAAGATGTGTTGTGCTCGCGCAAATCAATCAGAGAAGTCACGTACAAGCACCCAGATGGTTTTCATATCATCTTCTCCCACCTTAATCAAAGCGCAGATTACACGAATCTACGAGAGCACTTTGATGACCTTTTCGGCTGTGCTAATTTCATTATTGTTGATGGGCCTTCAGGATTGCAAGGTGTTGATGAATTCATCAAAGCCTGTGATTGCGTGCTTGTCGTAACACAACCAGATGATATTTGCTCCATACAAGCAC
This Candidatus Woesearchaeota archaeon DNA region includes the following protein-coding sequences:
- a CDS encoding MinD/ParA family protein, giving the protein MIIGILSGKGGVGKSTIALNLAAAFSTLSERCILIDADVHTPAQGLLLGSPRNEHGLQDVLCSRKSIREVTYKHPDGFHIIFSHLNQSADYTNLREHFDDLFGCANFIIVDGPSGLQGVDEFIKACDCVLVVTQPDDICSIQALQLIKKAQDLGVDIAGILVNAVDTNFSLETISVLLGIAPIHVLNKDESIIKATQAKTHVFTSYRDKPFAQQLLTIADSLRKI